From one Rhodoferax sp. PAMC 29310 genomic stretch:
- a CDS encoding cryptochrome/deoxyribodipyrimidine photo-lyase family protein codes for MGITRALVWFKRDLRVHDHAPLCTAQCLDSVVAIFVIEPEWLQSSDCDASHVETTLVCLEELRQALALRGVPLLVKVGSVLPVFLALRQDYAFTHLLSHEEIGPGWSYTRDVQVGRWCTGHGVHWQEFSQTGVVRRLRSRQGWAGRWQERMDAPLHRLQGGFNTAQPLMSSGMLDDIPTLAALGMAPHQKTLQPAGERAARQTLKSFIQGRGRDYRRSMSSPLTAEDGCSRLSPHLAFGTLSMRTVHQATVVSMAQTQDRSLAYGLKGFSSRLRWHCHFMQKLESEPAIEFQNFSRACDGLRPGDVLGGAPPFDAVDDARFQSWCAGRTGYPMVDACMRSLVATGWLNFRMRAMLVSFASNHLWLHWRDTGIFLARQFLDFEPGIHWSQMQMQSGTTGINTLRMYSPTKQAQDHDPHGVFIRRWVPELARVPLPYLAAPWTMDIAVQRMAGCFIGHDYPAPVVDDKTAMKAAKDRMYGLRGTAVAHQEADQVLARHGSRKSGLPPTPQRRSGPRRKKEATVPSSQGDLFGPDNA; via the coding sequence ATGGGAATAACGCGCGCTTTGGTCTGGTTTAAACGTGATTTACGGGTGCACGATCACGCGCCGCTTTGCACCGCCCAATGCTTAGATTCAGTCGTCGCAATTTTTGTCATTGAACCCGAATGGCTACAGAGTTCGGACTGTGATGCCAGCCATGTCGAAACGACGTTGGTGTGCCTTGAAGAATTGCGTCAAGCGCTGGCGCTGCGGGGTGTGCCGCTGCTGGTGAAGGTGGGCTCCGTGCTGCCGGTGTTTCTGGCTTTACGGCAAGACTACGCTTTCACTCACCTGCTAAGCCATGAAGAAATCGGCCCTGGTTGGAGCTATACCCGCGACGTGCAGGTGGGGCGCTGGTGCACCGGGCACGGGGTGCATTGGCAAGAGTTTTCGCAGACGGGTGTGGTGCGGCGACTGCGATCGCGTCAAGGCTGGGCGGGCCGCTGGCAAGAGCGCATGGACGCGCCGCTGCACCGGCTGCAAGGGGGTTTCAACACCGCACAGCCTCTGATGTCTAGTGGGATGTTGGACGACATACCCACATTGGCTGCGTTGGGCATGGCACCTCACCAAAAAACGTTGCAGCCGGCGGGTGAGCGGGCGGCCCGCCAAACCTTGAAATCATTTATCCAAGGCCGGGGCCGCGACTATCGCAGGTCGATGTCAAGCCCGCTCACTGCCGAAGACGGTTGCAGCCGCTTGAGCCCGCACTTGGCGTTTGGCACGCTGTCGATGCGAACGGTCCACCAAGCCACCGTGGTCAGCATGGCGCAAACGCAAGACCGCTCGTTGGCATATGGCCTTAAAGGCTTTTCCAGCCGCTTGCGTTGGCACTGCCATTTCATGCAGAAGCTGGAGAGTGAGCCTGCCATTGAGTTTCAAAACTTTTCACGCGCCTGCGATGGCTTGCGCCCCGGTGACGTATTGGGCGGTGCGCCACCGTTTGACGCGGTGGACGACGCCCGTTTTCAAAGCTGGTGCGCCGGCCGCACCGGCTACCCCATGGTGGATGCTTGTATGCGCTCGCTCGTGGCCACGGGTTGGCTGAACTTTCGCATGCGCGCCATGCTGGTGAGCTTTGCGTCCAACCATTTGTGGCTGCATTGGCGCGACACCGGCATTTTTCTGGCCCGCCAATTTCTCGATTTTGAACCCGGCATTCACTGGAGCCAAATGCAGATGCAAAGTGGCACCACGGGCATCAACACCTTGCGCATGTATTCGCCCACCAAACAGGCGCAAGACCACGATCCCCACGGCGTGTTCATTCGCCGTTGGGTGCCTGAACTGGCGCGGGTGCCGCTGCCTTACCTCGCTGCGCCCTGGACGATGGACATCGCGGTGCAGCGCATGGCGGGTTGCTTCATTGGGCACGATTACCCCGCGCCCGTCGTGGATGACAAGACCGCCATGAAGGCCGCCAAGGACCGCATGTATGGCCTGCGCGGCACAGCAGTCGCGCACCAAGAAGCCGACCAAGTGTTGGCACGCCACGGTTCGCGCAAGAGCGGTTTGCCACCGACCCCTCAACGCCGCAGCGGACCGCGCCGTAAAAAAGAGGCGACTGTACCTAGTTCCCAAGGCGACTTATTTGGACCGGACAACGCATGA
- a CDS encoding DUF2256 domain-containing protein yields the protein MKNDFKGNKQLLPSKLCAVCGRTMTWRKAWAKNWESVLYCSDACRANKKEKPKHE from the coding sequence ATGAAAAACGACTTCAAAGGCAACAAGCAATTGCTTCCGAGCAAGCTGTGTGCCGTCTGTGGGCGCACGATGACTTGGCGAAAAGCCTGGGCCAAAAACTGGGAGTCAGTGCTGTACTGCTCTGATGCCTGCCGGGCCAATAAAAAAGAGAAACCGAAACATGAGTGA
- the imuA gene encoding translesion DNA synthesis-associated protein ImuA — MACASSSPLSERFGDAVWRADALGHNASATVATGHAALDAQLPGGGWPVGALSEILQAHTGQHEWRLLLPALTQGVGPVVLVGAPHLPFGPGLAAQGLDARRLLWVRSDTPAQRLWASEQALRCAEVLAVLAWLPQVRAEQLRRLQMAAQTHGKLLFVMRPAPAQAESSPALLRLLVTGPPRDAPVDALSVQIIKRRGPPLAQALILLARHARLAALLALCESPGAGTHASTSSAGGPHALDRLAAAA, encoded by the coding sequence ATGGCCTGCGCCTCTTCATCCCCTTTGTCAGAACGCTTTGGCGACGCCGTCTGGCGGGCTGACGCGCTGGGCCACAACGCATCGGCCACTGTGGCCACCGGCCATGCCGCCCTGGACGCCCAGTTGCCGGGCGGCGGCTGGCCGGTGGGCGCCTTGAGCGAAATTTTGCAAGCCCACACCGGCCAGCATGAGTGGCGCCTGCTGCTGCCGGCGCTCACACAAGGAGTTGGCCCGGTGGTGTTGGTCGGCGCGCCGCACCTGCCTTTTGGGCCGGGGCTGGCCGCGCAGGGGCTGGATGCCCGCCGCCTTTTGTGGGTGCGCAGCGACACCCCCGCTCAGCGCCTGTGGGCGAGTGAGCAAGCGCTGCGCTGCGCCGAGGTGCTGGCCGTGCTGGCTTGGCTGCCCCAGGTGCGCGCCGAGCAACTGCGCCGCCTGCAAATGGCCGCCCAAACCCACGGCAAACTTCTCTTCGTCATGCGCCCGGCCCCGGCACAGGCCGAGTCATCACCCGCCTTGCTGCGCCTGCTGGTCACCGGGCCACCGCGCGACGCGCCTGTGGACGCCCTGTCGGTGCAGATCATCAAGCGGCGCGGTCCGCCGCTGGCGCAAGCGCTGATTTTGTTGGCCCGCCACGCCCGCCTGGCCGCGTTGCTGGCCTTGTGTGAAAGCCCCGGCGCGGGCACCCATGCCAGCACCTCAAGCGCAGGAGGGCCCCATGCACTGGATCGCCTTGCAGCCGCTGCCTGA
- a CDS encoding cryptochrome/photolyase family protein, with protein MSEKKIRNLVLVLGDQLDEASSAFDGFDAAQDMVWMAEVAEESEHVWSAKQRIAVFLSAMRHFAKDLQVRQWPLTYTELDAPDNSGTLGAVLTADIARLQPAGLVMTAPGDWRVLQAIRAVAVAAALPMDLRDDRHFFTTVRDFAAHIKGRKQLRLEYWYRELRQKNGILMEGDKPEGGQWNFDADNRESFGKAGPVNVPPPTRFEIDAITQEVIALVNTRFAAHPGTLATFGWPVTRAQALEAMQAFISQRLSLFGQYEDAMWSGEPWLYHSHLSSALNLKLLNPREVVQAAEDAYRAGQAPLAAVEGFIRQILGWREFVRGIYWTQMPDYLERNALDAQASLPAFYWTGDTDMACLKDAITQTLEHGYAHHIQRLMVTGLYALLLGVKPQAVHEWYLSVYVDAVEWVELPNTLGMGQFGDGGLMASKPYVASGKYIQRMSNHCKGCQFNPAESTGATACPYTTLYWDFLMRHEALLKKNPRMGMQLKNLARLDGPAREAIQTQATLHKMNHA; from the coding sequence ATGAGTGAGAAAAAAATACGCAACCTCGTTCTTGTGCTGGGCGACCAACTCGACGAAGCCTCCAGCGCCTTTGATGGGTTTGATGCCGCGCAAGACATGGTTTGGATGGCGGAGGTGGCCGAAGAGTCGGAACATGTGTGGTCTGCCAAACAGCGCATTGCCGTGTTCTTGAGCGCCATGCGCCACTTTGCAAAAGACCTGCAAGTGCGGCAATGGCCATTGACTTACACCGAGTTGGATGCGCCTGATAACTCGGGCACTTTAGGGGCCGTATTGACCGCCGACATCGCCCGCCTTCAACCCGCTGGGCTGGTGATGACCGCTCCGGGCGACTGGCGTGTGTTGCAAGCCATCCGGGCAGTGGCCGTGGCTGCGGCGCTACCTATGGACCTGCGCGATGACCGGCATTTTTTCACCACCGTGCGTGACTTTGCGGCCCACATCAAGGGCAGAAAACAGCTGCGCCTGGAGTATTGGTACCGCGAGTTACGCCAGAAAAATGGCATTTTGATGGAAGGCGACAAGCCCGAAGGCGGCCAATGGAACTTTGATGCGGACAACCGCGAATCGTTTGGCAAAGCGGGGCCTGTGAACGTGCCGCCCCCAACCCGCTTTGAGATTGATGCCATCACGCAAGAGGTGATCGCGCTGGTAAATACCCGCTTCGCGGCTCACCCCGGCACGCTTGCCACATTTGGATGGCCAGTAACCCGCGCGCAGGCGCTGGAAGCGATGCAAGCTTTTATTAGCCAACGCTTGTCCTTGTTCGGTCAGTACGAAGATGCCATGTGGTCGGGGGAGCCTTGGCTGTACCACTCGCACTTGTCATCGGCCCTGAACCTCAAGTTGTTGAACCCGCGCGAGGTGGTGCAGGCCGCTGAAGACGCTTACCGTGCTGGGCAGGCGCCACTGGCCGCTGTGGAAGGTTTCATTCGCCAAATATTGGGCTGGCGCGAGTTTGTGCGGGGCATTTACTGGACGCAAATGCCCGACTATCTGGAGCGCAACGCGCTAGACGCCCAAGCATCCTTACCTGCGTTTTATTGGACGGGCGACACCGACATGGCCTGCCTGAAAGACGCCATCACCCAGACGTTGGAGCACGGCTACGCCCACCACATTCAACGCTTGATGGTGACGGGGCTTTACGCCTTGTTGCTGGGCGTTAAACCGCAGGCGGTTCACGAGTGGTACTTGAGCGTGTATGTGGATGCCGTGGAGTGGGTGGAACTGCCCAACACCCTCGGCATGGGCCAGTTTGGGGATGGGGGCTTGATGGCCAGCAAGCCGTATGTGGCCAGCGGCAAGTACATCCAGCGCATGAGCAACCATTGCAAAGGCTGCCAATTCAACCCGGCCGAGTCCACCGGTGCCACCGCTTGCCCGTACACCACCTTGTACTGGGACTTTTTGATGCGCCACGAGGCGCTGCTCAAGAAAAATCCGCGTATGGGTATGCAACTTAAAAACCTGGCGCGGCTTGATGGCCCGGCCCGCGAAGCCATTCAAACTCAGGCCACTCTCCACAAAATGAACCATGCCTAA
- a CDS encoding CIA30 family protein, whose product MTPPELRFDSVDALAPWQPVNDGVMGGRSNSRLRLSDEGHAVFEGVVSLENGGGFASIRATTSALAASNIVGYRVTVLGDGKHYKFNLRTEASFDGVNYQAELSPPLAHWATIDLLLVDFVPSYRGQAVLDAPALDPAKVRQVGWMIAACQAGSFQLGIRSVHALF is encoded by the coding sequence ATGACACCCCCTGAACTGCGTTTCGATTCTGTCGATGCGCTAGCACCTTGGCAGCCCGTGAACGATGGAGTCATGGGCGGACGATCAAACAGTCGCTTGCGATTGAGCGATGAAGGACACGCTGTGTTTGAAGGCGTCGTGTCGTTGGAAAACGGCGGCGGCTTTGCGTCTATTCGGGCCACTACCTCGGCGCTGGCGGCATCGAACATCGTGGGCTACAGAGTCACTGTTCTGGGTGACGGCAAGCATTACAAGTTCAATTTGCGCACGGAAGCTTCTTTTGACGGGGTTAACTACCAAGCTGAGCTTTCCCCACCCCTAGCGCATTGGGCAACCATTGACCTGCTGCTGGTTGACTTTGTGCCCAGCTACCGAGGCCAGGCGGTGCTTGACGCACCTGCGCTCGATCCAGCCAAAGTGCGGCAAGTGGGGTGGATGATTGCGGCCTGCCAAGCGGGTTCATTTCAGCTGGGCATTCGGTCGGTACACGCCCTTTTTTAA
- a CDS encoding FAD-binding domain-containing protein: MPNFEPTVQAARERLDAVRPDDYASTRNALDGAVTRLSPYLTHGLLSLTEVYNAVHARHALQPQHKLVFELGWRAYYRHVWAHLGEGIHQSIHPGLLLDNAYQSEMPLDVLEARTGIPAIDLAVRELYETGYIHNHARMWLASYVVHLRKVHWHAGAQWMLGYLLDGDQASNHLSWQWVAGTGSSKPYLFNADNVAKYAPEPWHSPGTGIDTSYEAMDALARGTQPLYLRHDARQAGAGFIPPALYTSPLLCDGAGGDDVRAAWRVPDALSGQALAGRPVWLHHPWALASADTSGFDDVLHIGVGLEGCQSDSPWSARRWDFVTHGLAAQTTSTLALWWGSVEQIAQALQHAASVRWQPDPHVDGALGQMQMLLKEVNPQCDVGPQASVCLFEPVEKYCRSFSEWWKKTRLTGT; this comes from the coding sequence ATGCCTAACTTTGAACCCACCGTGCAAGCAGCGCGAGAGCGCTTGGACGCCGTGCGGCCTGACGACTATGCCAGCACCCGAAATGCATTGGATGGCGCTGTCACCCGGCTGTCGCCTTACCTCACGCACGGGCTATTGAGCCTGACCGAGGTTTATAACGCGGTCCACGCGCGCCATGCGCTGCAGCCCCAACACAAGCTGGTGTTTGAACTGGGCTGGCGCGCCTACTACCGCCACGTCTGGGCGCACTTAGGCGAGGGTATCCACCAGTCGATACACCCCGGGTTGTTGCTCGACAACGCTTACCAATCCGAGATGCCACTGGACGTGTTGGAGGCGCGTACCGGCATCCCTGCGATTGACTTAGCCGTGCGCGAACTTTATGAAACCGGCTACATCCACAACCATGCCCGCATGTGGCTGGCCAGCTATGTGGTGCATTTGCGCAAAGTGCACTGGCACGCCGGTGCGCAGTGGATGCTGGGCTATTTACTCGATGGTGACCAAGCCAGCAACCATTTGAGCTGGCAATGGGTGGCGGGCACGGGCAGCAGCAAACCCTATCTGTTCAACGCCGATAACGTTGCCAAATATGCGCCTGAGCCTTGGCACAGTCCCGGCACGGGGATCGATACTTCTTACGAGGCCATGGACGCGTTGGCGCGCGGCACGCAGCCCCTTTATTTGCGCCACGATGCGCGTCAAGCCGGCGCGGGTTTTATCCCTCCCGCGTTATATACGTCGCCGTTGTTGTGTGATGGGGCGGGTGGGGACGATGTCCGTGCTGCCTGGCGTGTACCCGATGCCCTGTCTGGGCAGGCGTTGGCAGGCCGCCCTGTGTGGTTGCATCACCCTTGGGCGCTAGCGTCCGCTGACACCTCAGGATTCGACGATGTGCTCCACATTGGGGTGGGGTTGGAGGGTTGCCAAAGCGACAGCCCTTGGAGCGCGCGACGCTGGGATTTCGTGACTCACGGCTTGGCGGCGCAAACCACGTCCACCTTGGCGTTGTGGTGGGGCAGCGTGGAACAAATCGCCCAAGCGCTGCAACACGCGGCGTCAGTGCGCTGGCAGCCCGACCCACATGTGGACGGGGCACTTGGACAAATGCAAATGCTGTTGAAAGAGGTCAACCCCCAGTGCGATGTGGGTCCACAGGCATCGGTTTGCCTATTTGAGCCGGTGGAGAAGTACTGCCGGAGTTTTTCTGAGTGGTGGAAAAAAACCCGACTCACCGGCACGTAA
- a CDS encoding histone deacetylase has protein sequence MQAFYANNFVLPLPEGHRFPMAKYAMLRERLQAELPSIQFNEAKSANVEELALVHTPRYIDAVLQGGLTAVEQREIGFPWSTVMAERALRSVGATLQAARAALGGGGIAANLAGGTHHSYPDKGSGFCVFNDIAVTTKQMQVEFARQALAPQARPLQVAVVDLDVHQGDGTAFILGSDPDVFTLSLHGAKNFPVRKQKSHCDMGLPDGCEDAEYLSTLTQGLAQLEESFTPELIIYLAGADPHEGDRLGRLALTDAGMQARDEQVFEWAWQRRVPLVMVMGGGYGHDIETTIRVQMTTYRVANAYWHRWHDLPPASPLRPSNQEVANDTP, from the coding sequence ATGCAAGCCTTTTACGCCAATAATTTCGTATTGCCGTTGCCTGAAGGACACCGGTTCCCGATGGCCAAGTACGCCATGTTGCGTGAGCGCTTGCAGGCTGAGTTGCCTTCGATTCAATTCAATGAGGCCAAGTCAGCCAACGTCGAAGAACTGGCTTTGGTGCACACCCCCCGCTACATCGATGCGGTGTTGCAAGGCGGCTTGACGGCGGTGGAGCAGCGTGAAATTGGATTTCCTTGGAGTACCGTGATGGCGGAGCGGGCGCTGCGCTCGGTGGGCGCCACCTTGCAAGCCGCCCGGGCGGCACTGGGCGGGGGTGGTATCGCTGCCAATTTGGCGGGCGGTACTCACCACTCTTACCCAGACAAGGGCAGTGGGTTCTGCGTTTTCAACGACATTGCGGTGACCACCAAGCAGATGCAGGTCGAGTTTGCACGCCAAGCGCTTGCTCCTCAGGCGCGACCGTTGCAAGTGGCCGTGGTGGATTTGGATGTCCACCAAGGCGATGGCACTGCGTTCATTCTGGGTAGCGACCCGGATGTGTTCACCTTGTCTTTGCATGGCGCCAAAAACTTCCCCGTTCGCAAGCAAAAAAGTCACTGCGATATGGGCTTGCCCGATGGTTGTGAAGACGCTGAGTACCTGAGCACGCTCACCCAAGGGCTGGCGCAACTCGAAGAGAGTTTCACGCCAGAACTGATCATTTACCTAGCAGGCGCCGATCCGCACGAAGGCGATCGCTTGGGCCGCTTGGCACTCACCGATGCCGGCATGCAAGCGCGTGACGAGCAGGTGTTTGAGTGGGCCTGGCAACGCCGGGTGCCGTTGGTCATGGTGATGGGGGGTGGTTATGGGCACGATATTGAAACCACGATCAGAGTACAAATGACGACCTACCGAGTCGCCAATGCGTATTGGCACCGTTGGCACGACTTGCCACCGGCATCACCCCTGAGGCCTTCAAACCAGGAGGTGGCAAATGACACCCCCTGA
- a CDS encoding ABC transporter permease has protein sequence MPLHPSLNPVANPWGRAVLRTLTSWWFMIHFGAVVLVMALSPSTYNRRHRAATSRYIYRNTWEVLPWFTVMSTLLSLVLIRVVVATALSYGLSQYALQMVVRVLVLELIPLSAAMFVALRASLTFNASQVMSSSTPNTPHLSLERLRADLVPQVLASTFSVVTLAMVSSVVALVLAYLTVYGLSPWGLPGYTRTVGQVFDLEVSLGFVLKTLFFSLAVAVVPMAASLEVARQPTHDSSLQPGAVRLFMVLLLIEAASLAIKYV, from the coding sequence ATGCCTCTCCACCCCAGCCTGAATCCGGTCGCCAACCCTTGGGGGCGTGCCGTGCTGCGCACGCTGACCAGCTGGTGGTTCATGATTCACTTTGGCGCCGTGGTGCTGGTGATGGCGCTGTCGCCCTCCACTTACAACCGCCGCCACCGCGCGGCCACATCCCGCTACATCTACCGCAACACCTGGGAGGTGCTACCGTGGTTCACGGTGATGTCCACGCTGCTCAGTCTGGTGCTGATTCGCGTGGTGGTGGCCACCGCTTTGAGTTACGGCTTGTCGCAATACGCGCTGCAAATGGTGGTGCGGGTGCTGGTGCTGGAGCTGATTCCGCTGTCGGCGGCCATGTTTGTGGCCCTGCGCGCCAGCCTGACCTTCAACGCCAGCCAAGTGATGTCGTCCAGCACCCCAAACACCCCCCACCTGAGTTTGGAGCGCCTGCGGGCCGATTTGGTACCCCAGGTGCTGGCCAGCACCTTCTCCGTGGTGACGCTGGCCATGGTCAGCAGTGTGGTGGCGCTGGTGCTGGCCTACCTCACGGTGTATGGTTTGTCGCCCTGGGGGCTGCCCGGCTACACCCGCACCGTGGGCCAGGTGTTTGACCTGGAGGTGAGCCTGGGCTTTGTGCTGAAAACCCTGTTCTTCAGCTTGGCTGTGGCCGTGGTACCCATGGCCGCTAGCCTGGAGGTGGCCCGCCAGCCCACCCACGACTCTTCCCTGCAACCCGGCGCGGTGCGTCTGTTCATGGTGTTGCTGCTGATTGAAGCTGCCTCGCTCGCTATCAAATACGTCTAA
- a CDS encoding heme-binding protein yields the protein MKNTLTLSLFFLFTLAAGSAVATEEPKFTSNLKEGAFEVRSYPALVAAQVSVTGTQDEASRAGFKLLAGYIFGGNTQRQSIAMTAPVVQSQPGSQTIAMTAPVIQTAIPGGAEGWTVRFIMPSKFTLDTLPTPNNAKVQLLELPPARYAVVTFSGLANEDDVAKRTAELNTFIDKNALRASGAPELARYNPPWTLWFMRRNEVHIPLAP from the coding sequence ATGAAAAACACGCTCACCCTCTCCCTCTTTTTTCTATTCACGCTCGCCGCAGGATCCGCCGTGGCAACCGAAGAACCCAAATTCACCTCCAATCTCAAAGAGGGGGCCTTTGAGGTGCGCAGCTACCCCGCTCTGGTGGCAGCCCAAGTCAGCGTGACCGGCACGCAAGACGAAGCGTCGCGCGCAGGATTCAAGCTGTTGGCGGGTTATATTTTTGGAGGCAACACCCAGCGCCAAAGCATTGCCATGACGGCACCGGTGGTGCAGTCTCAGCCAGGCAGCCAGACCATTGCCATGACCGCGCCGGTGATACAAACGGCCATTCCGGGCGGCGCTGAGGGGTGGACGGTTCGCTTCATCATGCCCTCAAAATTCACGCTGGACACCTTGCCCACACCGAATAACGCCAAAGTTCAATTGCTAGAGCTGCCACCTGCGCGCTACGCGGTGGTCACGTTTTCTGGCTTGGCGAATGAAGACGATGTCGCCAAGAGAACCGCTGAACTCAACACCTTCATCGACAAAAACGCCTTGCGCGCAAGTGGGGCCCCAGAGTTGGCACGCTACAACCCACCGTGGACACTTTGGTTCATGCGTCGCAACGAAGTCCACATTCCGCTGGCACCCTGA
- a CDS encoding DNA polymerase Y family protein — translation MHWIALQPLPDASTAPTGSPTEVLSDPLVALGWWALQYTPKVAQVEGALVLEVSASERLWGGAAALCRHIYTQKKPVAQVQYARGATSLIAIARLGSAAKPRTPPDDLPLHTLLAAGPHLGTLEKIGCTQWGQLRALPRGGVVRRFGAPLLDALDRAYGLKPEVYPWLVLPEVFEAQLELSAQVETAPALLFGASRLLKQLQLWLQLRHRGVLALALQWTMDARRNTATQGELLLRTAEPTGDIDHLQRLLAENLARVTLPGQSESLLPDEQIKGDSLHQMLERLSARLGAPDVLQYQAQADHRPEHMQCWSPALNAMQLVASCVVNTGAGSLKGIKNTSSPHSATPGARSNPAQPMPSEAALHPTWLLPTPLKLALRDQQPLYHGPLTLVAGPHRVESGWWVQGECALRDYFLARSEHMGLLWIYRDRLMGQGEGAEAGVAADWYLQGVFA, via the coding sequence ATGCACTGGATCGCCTTGCAGCCGCTGCCTGATGCTTCAACGGCGCCCACTGGTTCCCCGACGGAGGTCCTGAGCGACCCGCTGGTGGCGTTGGGCTGGTGGGCGTTGCAGTACACGCCCAAGGTGGCGCAAGTTGAAGGCGCGCTGGTGCTGGAAGTGTCCGCCAGTGAACGCCTGTGGGGTGGCGCTGCCGCGCTGTGCCGCCACATTTATACGCAAAAAAAGCCCGTCGCCCAGGTGCAATATGCGCGGGGCGCTACTTCTTTAATAGCAATCGCGCGTCTGGGGTCTGCGGCCAAACCCCGTACCCCGCCTGACGATTTGCCCCTGCACACCCTGCTGGCCGCCGGGCCGCATCTGGGCACGCTGGAGAAAATTGGCTGCACGCAATGGGGCCAGCTGCGTGCCTTGCCGCGCGGCGGCGTGGTGCGGCGTTTTGGCGCGCCCTTGCTGGACGCCCTCGACCGCGCCTACGGCCTCAAGCCCGAGGTCTACCCCTGGCTGGTGCTGCCCGAGGTGTTTGAGGCCCAACTGGAGTTGTCCGCCCAAGTCGAAACCGCCCCCGCACTGCTCTTTGGCGCCAGCCGCCTGCTCAAACAGTTGCAACTCTGGCTGCAACTGCGTCACCGGGGCGTGCTCGCCCTGGCCCTGCAGTGGACCATGGACGCCCGGCGCAACACCGCCACCCAGGGTGAGTTGCTGCTGCGCACGGCAGAGCCCACCGGCGACATCGACCACCTGCAGCGCCTGCTGGCTGAAAACCTCGCCCGCGTCACGCTGCCCGGCCAAAGCGAAAGTCTGCTGCCTGACGAGCAAATCAAAGGCGACAGCCTGCACCAAATGCTGGAGCGCCTGAGCGCCCGCCTGGGCGCGCCCGATGTCTTGCAGTACCAAGCCCAGGCCGACCACCGCCCCGAACACATGCAGTGCTGGAGCCCCGCTTTGAATGCTATGCAATTAGTAGCTTCTTGCGTAGTTAATACGGGGGCTGGAAGCCTAAAAGGCATAAAAAACACCTCAAGCCCCCACAGCGCCACGCCTGGCGCCAGATCCAATCCCGCCCAACCCATGCCCAGCGAGGCTGCCCTGCACCCCACCTGGTTGCTGCCCACCCCCCTCAAATTGGCCCTGCGTGATCAGCAACCGCTCTACCACGGCCCCCTCACTCTGGTGGCCGGCCCGCACCGCGTTGAATCCGGCTGGTGGGTCCAAGGCGAATGCGCCTTGCGCGACTATTTTCTGGCCCGCAGCGAACACATGGGCCTGCTCTGGATTTACCGCGACCGCTTGATGGGGCAAGGTGAGGGTGCTGAAGCAGGAGTGGCAGCTGATTGGTATTTGCAGGGGGTGTTTGCTTGA
- a CDS encoding histidine phosphatase family protein — MKAHRHAISYFVSMVMVWASVQPVLAQAHGAALMPGSVVLMRHALAPGVGDPENVDLNDCRTQRNLSEEGRAQAKRIGQFFRQQTVPVTAVWSSQWCRTRETADLAFPALRIDQQAFNSFFGAPDAAPVQTSEARALLEAWRGDGLLVVVTHQVNITALTGVVPASGEAVVLRRQAGQWVAAGRISP; from the coding sequence ATGAAAGCTCATCGACACGCTATTTCCTACTTTGTCTCTATGGTGATGGTCTGGGCAAGCGTGCAGCCGGTCTTGGCCCAAGCCCATGGCGCAGCCCTTATGCCCGGTAGCGTCGTGTTGATGCGCCATGCTTTGGCCCCTGGAGTGGGCGATCCTGAAAATGTCGACTTGAACGACTGCCGAACTCAGCGCAACCTTAGCGAAGAGGGACGCGCACAAGCGAAACGAATAGGTCAGTTTTTTCGGCAACAAACCGTGCCAGTGACGGCAGTTTGGTCGTCCCAATGGTGTCGAACTCGGGAAACGGCAGACTTGGCTTTTCCCGCACTGCGCATCGACCAACAGGCCTTTAATTCTTTCTTTGGCGCGCCTGATGCCGCGCCCGTCCAAACGAGTGAAGCCAGAGCGCTGCTGGAGGCTTGGCGTGGTGATGGGCTGTTGGTGGTTGTCACTCATCAAGTGAATATCACCGCGTTGACCGGCGTGGTGCCCGCGTCTGGCGAGGCGGTGGTGCTTCGCCGTCAAGCCGGCCAATGGGTGGCTGCCGGTCGAATTTCGCCCTAA